The nucleotide sequence TCCCGCTCGCACCGGCATTGTTGTGGAAGAAGACGGGAGCGGCGGATGCCTGGATGAACAGGGTGCTGGCGGTGAGCAGGGCGGTGAAGGCTTTCAGGGGGGTGGGGTTACGCATGGTCAGCTTCCTTTGTGGTGGCGGGGCACCGGGTGAGAGGACGGGTGAAGTGCAGAGGCGCTCCGTACGAGGGCTGGTTGGCAGGTCAACGTTGTCTGTGCCGGCGTGCATCCGGGGTCCTGCTTCCGGTCACGAGGGGAGTATGGGCGGGCGCTGTTCAGACCCTGCGTGCAAGATGTTCAGAACTTGTGTAGGGCTCGGGGAGACATCAGCCCTTCAGCACCCGTACCAGCTGCGCGCTGACGGACCACCTGAGGGTGCCGACCGCGCAGGTGGCGTACAACGTCTTCCTGGCCACACGCCGCTGCCCGCGTACCTGACGATGTTCCGCTGGATGATGGAATACAGGTGAGCCAGCTGGCGGCATGAAGTGTTTGACCGCCTCTCCCTGCCGATGCCGCTGAAGCCAGGCGAGGCTGAATTTTCGGACTGGGACGGCATCGAAACGGACACGCTGGACGGTGGTCGCGAGTACACCCTGCATGTATCTGCCGGGAATGACCCCCACAATCTGTGGCTGAGCCTGAACATCACTGGCGAGCGGCGCGACTGGCTGCCTCACCAGCGATCAACACGCCGCCCCTGGAAGAACTGACAAGTGGCTCCGCGCTCAGCCATCAGCGCGTGGAAGGGAGGACAGCCTGACGAACACCCCAGACAGGAGCAGCAGAGCAATGACCGGGGGCAGGACGGTCCACGGGGTCCGTTCGAGTCTGCAAGCACGAAGCCCAGTCGAGGGTGGTCCGCGCCGAAGTCCAAGGAGCCTCAGCGCGGGTGCCCCGACACCGACGTTCTCATGCCGGTTCACACCGGGCTTACGCTCCCGGGGGATGCTCTGCGTCCTCAAAGGCGGGATACCCAAACCCAGACCGCGACCGGGCACTGGCTTCGTCCCACGTCCGGCGCTCACGCTCGTACAGCGCCCACGCCTCCTCCCGAGCCCTGAGCGGCACTCCCGCTTGCTCAGCGCACTCCAGGCAGTCTCGAAGGCCGTCCGGCGTGATCTTGCCAGCCGCCCCCCGTCTACAGGACGGCCTTCGAACTTACGAATCAGTGCCATAGAGTAGCTGCGAGCCACCCGCTCGGTTCCAGCAATCACCAGTCCCCCGGTCAGCGCGGGGAACGCTCCGGGCAGCAGCAGCGTGCGGCACAGGGTCACGACCTCCGGCAGGTCCGACAGGGCGACGGGCAGGGCCCGCTCGTCCGGAAAGTGGAAGTAATGCAGCAGCGGGTACTCGTCGTCCGCCTGCACCACCTCCGCGAGAGATGACGCCGTGCTCGCCAGCCAGTCGCTCAGTTCAGAAGCCGCCTCTGCCTCGGCCACCGTCACCAGCACGTCCACTGCGACGAGCCCTTCGTCACGTCCCACGAAACGATGAATCTCGAATGCCAGGGCCGTCATGCGTGCGAGGGCCGCGTACACCGAGAGCAGGTACGTCACCGCGACGCTGATCAGAACAAAGCCGCTCGTCGCCGCCAGCACCATCAGGATCCGGGGCCACCTCCCGCTCGGTGTGATGTCCCCCGTGCCCAGGGTCGTGATGCTGTACCCGATCACGTACAGGGCAGTGAATCATCCTGGAACGCTGGATTCCGCAGAAGACCACGGCAGGAACACCAGCGTGAACCCCACCCACAGCAGCGCCGCCCACATCAGCACCGTGAAGGGCACCAGCAGCGGGCCGAGCCGGGCAAGCTGGCGCCGTGAGTGTACCGAACCGCCCCCGAAGCGGCAGTGCCATCACCGGCAGGTCCGGCGGTAGAGACGCCCGGCAACCGGTCCGGGTTGCCCAGCCGGGACGAAGACGGTCGCGTACACGTCCAGGCACAACACGGCCAGAAGGGCCACACCGGGGAGCAGGGAAAGCCAGGGCACGCCCTATCCTGGCAGGCTCAGAGCAGCAGCAGCAGGACGCCGTAGAGGACCGCACCCAGCAGAAGGGGCCGGAAGCGGCTCTCGTGGGTGGCAGGCAATTCTTCCCGGAACACGTTCATCAGCACCCCACCCGACAGGAAGGCCGTCAACGCCACCGTGACGAGCTTGGGCAGGTCCCCCATCACACCGAGGAACCAACCTACCAGCAGCGAGAGGGCCAGCACCCAGCGCCCCATCTGCTGATACGCCCCCTTATGGTGTTCGTACAGCCCGTACCCATTCACGAACAGATGGAGCCCCATCGCGATCGCAAACAGCACCACCCCCTGCACGCCGCGGCGGTCGTCCACCAACAGATACCCGATCAGCACGTTGTACAGCCCGTGTAAGGTCATCGTCACCCAGAAGATGGGCTCACTCGTCACGTCCTGCTCGCCCGTCCCACCCCGAGCGAGGCGGGAACCTATGGCGAGACGGCCCAGCCCGAAGAAGGTCAGCAGGCCAAACAACGCCACCAGGTACGCGTGGTGTTCGAGGTAGGTCAGGAGGCCCTCGAAGAGCTTCTCGAGCAGTGGCTGTCCCCCTTCGAGTTTGGGAAGCAGCAACAGGAAGACGTAGGCGACGGCAACACCGCCCGCGAAGGACAGCCACCATTGGCGGGGCACCGCGCGCACAAAGCGTATCCGCCCCACGAACAGGTGGATCAGGGCGAGCGCGACTGCGGCCAGTGTCGAGACGAGGATCACGCCTCGCCCCACAAGGTGACACCCGGCATCCCGCTTGCCCTTCCACCTCGTCTGTTCTGCGGATGGTCCAAGCCTCTTGCGTTCATGCGCCTCAGGCTACTGGCAGACAAGGTGATTCCCCCAGGCGCTGGTCTGATGTCTGCGAAGGGCTGCCTGCGGTGTGAATGGACAGCGGGCCGGTCACTGGGCCGGGGCCCACGGGGACAGGCAATCTAGAGACACTGCCAGATCATTCAACTTCATGCCCCCCAGCGTGGGTCGCGGAGCGGGGTGAGACAGTTGGTTTGTCGGTGGGTCAGCTGCCGAAGCT is from Deinococcus malanensis and encodes:
- a CDS encoding potassium channel family protein, whose amino-acid sequence is MYVIGYSITTLGTGDITPSGRWPRILMVLAATSGFVLISVAVTYLLSVYAALARMTALAFEIHRFVGRDEGLVAVDVLVTVAEAEAASELSDWLASTASSLAEVVQADDEYPLLHYFHFPDERALPVALSDLPEVVTLCRTLLLPGAFPALTGGLVIAGTERVARSYSMALIRKFEGRPVDGGRLARSRRTAFETAWSALSKRECRSGLGRRRGRCTSVSAGRGTKPVPGRGLGLGIPPLRTQSIPRERKPGVNRHENVGVGAPALRLLGLRRGPPSTGLRACRLERTPWTVLPPVIALLLLSGVFVRLSSLPRADG